The DNA segment TCATAAATCAATTAAATTGAATGGAAAAATATAAAGTTATTGAGAGACAGATTATTTCCGGGTTAActgtgaaaagaaaaaattaaaaaaaaccgcACCCCCTATCCATACATACTTTGGTGCTTCTTTTTAAAGAGGTCCAATGCGTGCTTTCCCGTGACTCCCTTAATTTGACCATCACCCTTCACCTTCCCCTCCCTCCACTCCTCCGTTACCAAATTATCATCTCTCTCTGATTTGATCAATCAGAAGAACTCTGAAGAACTAATCTCCCTTCTTCTTTATCCTCAGGTAATAATCAGTTGCTTCATACTTCCTTTACATGTCGTTAAAATGCAATTAACAATTGATCTCTTGCTTTATCATATCATTTTTTGTGTTAATCCTAATTATCTGTGTTTAATTTATCTGCTAATTTCGAATCCGACTCAGAATTTTGTTGATTCATTCTTATTATCTTCAgaatctcttttttgttttttttaaatctgAATTGGTTTGAGTGCCTTCCTTTCTTATCTGTCTATTCATGTGACTGAATCTACAGGTCATCGTCTTCTTCGTCAGAGTGATTCGATCTGATTCGGTTCTAAATTTGATTCCATTTTTAACTACCGAATCTGATGGAATCAATGGTTATAGACATGTCTTCAGCGCCGATCTCGAACACTGTAGCGTCCTCTGACAGAGTTATATTGAGGaggaaaaagaataagaaaagcttgaaaaataaaactcaaaacaacaccaataaCAATAATAGCGAAAATCCGAGTAACGCTACTGAATGGAAAACACAAGCTCAACAGCAAGTTTACTCTTCAAAGCTACTCAAAGCACTCCGTGAAGTGCGAATCAGTTCACCGCCGGCGACGACGGCGCCAAAAGGCGGACGAGCCGTACGGGAAGTGGCTGACAGAGTCCTTGCAGTTACTGCTAAAGGACGAACAAGGTGGAGCCGAGCTATACTTACAAACCGGCTCAAGCTCAAGTTCATGAAGAAGCACTCGAAGCGGCAGAAATTAATGGCGGCACGTTCTAGTACCAGCAGCCGGTTACCTAAGAAGCCGAGAGTGGGGATATTGAAGCTGAAAACGAAGAATTTGCCGTCTTTCCAGAAGAAGGCTCGAGTATTGGGACGGCTTGTACCTGGTTGCAGGAAACAACCAGTGCCGGTGATTCTAGAAGAAGCCGGTGATTACATAGCAGCTCTTGAGATGCAAGTTCGAGCCATGAGTGCTCTAGCTAACCTCCTTTCTGGCTCTTCTTCTACTGCTGCTCCTCCTCTAGATCAGCTCAGCTCCAGCCGGCCTCCCCCTAGTTGATCATTTAATCGTTTTTTTTTCTATCTAATTTCTTTTATAATTAGTTTCTTCTCTCCCTAACTATGAATATTATTCCTCTGTTACATATATTTCTTCTACCTTTCAAGTTATGGGAAAACATTAATTGGATTGTCAGTTTTATAACGACTAATAATTTTGTTTAGGTTTTGACAATGTAGTTTATCTTAGTTGGTTTTGGAATTTAGAGTTAGCTGATTGATTTTAGTTAGAAGGTTAAGCCCGGCCAGTGGCGGACCTAGATTGAAGGAATGTTTTGAATTAaaagttaattattattatttttgatatatATAAGCTATTGAATTTCTTTGACATAAAAAAAATTCTAGTAAAGTGCAAAGggattaaaaattattttaagttaccggttcaaatttcaattttcaagtGTGGTTTTGCCATAACCtagatgtatatatgtatagcTAAGTTTGTTGATACATAATTGCTGATGAATGGTATTATATATCCTCTAGAAGTACTGGAAGCATCGTTGTGTAATACAGTATAATCTACTAGaagtgcaatatatatatatatatatatatatatatatatatatatatatatatatatctttttggTTTTCCCTGTTCAATGAAAACACCTATGGTTGGATTCTGATTTTTTGGGTTGTCAATATTTAAAGGGAAAATGGTCAAATATACCTCTTTATTTTCATATATTGTCTACATTTAATCTCCGTTATACTATCGAGCCAAATTTATCCTACaatcagcaaacttttaaaaatatccCTTGATCTattaagtaatccaaaatctcccaatttttttaatttaaatcacttgttcttcttgctccattatttttaaaaattactattgatgtgaatgttaaagttactagactatacaatatttataatttatttttaattatcaaTGCACCCATTTCTCTTCttgtaataaataaaattgatttagaaatttatttatttttcaatcataTACACACAGTAGAATTTAGTGGGTCTATTTATTGTATATTATATGCGGCCGATCATcatgtatgtacatgtatattcaaatatattttatcattatttggttagtatagagttcgatcgactaacttaagagtgcaCAATGTGTAAGCATTTaattaaagcaaagttgaattAGACAATGTTAAGTCTCTGAgaacttcaacttcaatcactaatacttgcaaagtctccatacatttggtgcaacgaattcattaaaattgggatgttataaatacttttagaatttagaaaagctacctaatttagatttttcaatttaatataCTTTGTTTATTcggttgtattatttaatattttttctcttatttttttttctctaattcAGAAAGCAGGTAAATgccaattattttaaaaatagtggaccaagaaaaataacaagtgatttaaataaaaggaatttgggagattttgaattACTTAACATATTCAggggtatttttaaaaatttgctgattgtaggggtaaatttgaCCCAATAATATAATGGTAAAGGTAAATTTAGTCCGATAATATAACGGAGGTTAAATATAGATAAtatatgaaaataaaggatatatTTGGCCAATTTCCCATATTTAAAGCTAGACTAGAGTTGAAGCTCCTTTTTGGTTCTTATCAGATTTAAGCTAATCGGAGAGTCAGATAGTGCTACCTATGCCTATGAAGATGACACATCCATGACTCAGGTAGTAACTGAATTGTCATTTTCGGTGACGAGGACAAACCAAGAAGATAAATTGTACCATAGATTACGCACTCTCAATGTAGTAAGTAGTTAGTACGTACATGCTGGGGGGTAAAAGTTGCAAACTAAGACAAATGAATTTATGAGCAGCAGCAGCACTTCATGTGACTTCTTGTCCTTGTGCACTCAACTTTAGTAGATGGGGCCTTCGCACATTACACACATGTGACTTTCTGACCTAATATCCGTAGCTTTTCTTATTTATATATAACTGCGCTA comes from the Nicotiana tabacum cultivar K326 chromosome 14, ASM71507v2, whole genome shotgun sequence genome and includes:
- the LOC107819694 gene encoding transcription factor bHLH148, which produces MESMVIDMSSAPISNTVASSDRVILRRKKNKKSLKNKTQNNTNNNNSENPSNATEWKTQAQQQVYSSKLLKALREVRISSPPATTAPKGGRAVREVADRVLAVTAKGRTRWSRAILTNRLKLKFMKKHSKRQKLMAARSSTSSRLPKKPRVGILKLKTKNLPSFQKKARVLGRLVPGCRKQPVPVILEEAGDYIAALEMQVRAMSALANLLSGSSSTAAPPLDQLSSSRPPPS